In the genome of Lathyrus oleraceus cultivar Zhongwan6 chromosome 4, CAAS_Psat_ZW6_1.0, whole genome shotgun sequence, the window GAAATGCTACAGACGAAGTTTATTATGTCTCTATGTGATAATGATACAGAATTTACAATCTTATTCAGTAATGTGGTTGGTATATGGAAAATAGAAGAAATTGAGTCTCAATTCCAAACTTATTTTACAGATTAACATCAAAGACTTATCATTATATCACTGCATTTTACGTTTAAGATGAATAACTACAAAGATAACGTGTAAGATGGAAGTCATCACCAAGGCATCCTTTTGGGCATCACGTCCCAGTTTGCCATTTAGGCCACAACAGGATAGGAAGAACATGTAGCAACACCTGAAATTAAACAAAAAGGATTAGCAAAAGCCAGTTACTAACTGAGAAATGATTATCTTCAGCTGTATAAATTCAGAGCCGGTGGATCCTTACCGCACATATTCTTCCCCATTTCCATTTTGAAATAGCCATGGTCACCCCAATCACCTCCCCACGAATTTTTAATGAGCCAATATGGTATGCCGTCTTCAATCCCATATCCAACAGCAAGAACAGCATGATTCACATCCTGCACGGCAAATTCAAATTTAGCTAACTTTGGGTGCATTAAACTTGTTGCGAAgcattttattttgaaaattgaaTCAAACACTTGATTGAGGAGGATCAGGTACTATTTCTTGCTATTGCAGCATACTCACCATGGGCGTGCTGCCACAAGCTGTACTAGTGTAAACTCCACTCTTGTATAATCTGAAGTCATGCACCACCTCAAATGCCACACTAACAGGCCGAGCAAAAGCAATTGCGTGTTTCAATTCATCCTCAGCACCCTACAACCGAATCAAAATTAAACACAATTAGAAAATCATATATAGATGAAGTTGAGGTTTGAGTGATCTGATTCTGCCATGCCTCTGCAGAGCAAATACAACGCAACATTACATTTATCCATATGGCCACATAATGCGAATAAGTGAACAATAGAGAAAATAAAGGGAATCTGTAAATGAGCGTTGTGCTGGAAGTTGCTTCCGACAAATCAACCTCTAACTAACAGTAATATAAGCTCAATTGCTTAACCAACTTAAGTAATTAACTTAGCCGTAGCTAGCTAGAATAGAGTTAACACACATATCAAACGGTAAATTGATAATCAAATGTATTATTACCAAGGTGATGTTGACAGAGCCAAGGACTTTAACAGCAACGTGTTCAGATCTAAATTTGCAGAGACCATTACTTCCAGTGTAGGGATATGCTTCTTCTGTCTCAAGGCCACCATTGTATTTTATGTATTCAAAGGCTTGTGACGGTAACCCGCCGCTGCAGCCAAAGTTATTGAAAGCACCAGCACAATCCACTAACTGCTGCTCAGAAAGAGAGATATTCTTTCCGAATGCCTGTGCGTAAGCTGATTCCAATGCTCCAGTTGTGCTGCAGAGAACAATGTTACCGTTAGAGATATGATAACATGGAACTACTTGCAAGCCCGTGTGGGTGGAATTTTAATTGCATCAAATTAAGAAAGTGAACCAAAGAAATAATGTTAAGTTTGCTTGTACGATTCTAAAATAACAGCTTGCTTATATGACCAGAGGATAGGGTTTCAAGAAGTTAAGATGGCAACTCCAGCACTCAGTGTTTAGAATTTTCAAATAGACCTACTCAAAAAGATTCTAATAATTCCAAAAAAGTTCCTCAGTCAGAAAACAACCTGAATGTCCAGCATGATCCGCAGCTGCCTTGATCTTTAACTCCACTGACTATACCTTCTTTCCTCCAGTCTTTCTGCACGCAAGAACAAAAAGAAAACGAATTCATACAAAGATCCTCTGATAGTAATTGAGGAAAGAAACATGAAAATTCAGTTCAATGGCAGGAAATTAATGGTAACACATAGGAAGCATTCTCATTCCATGgtctcacacacacacacactgtTACATCACATGATCAAACAATACACTCATtccaaccacaacaacaataaccaAGTCTTATCTTACCAAGTGAAGTTGACTACATGGATCAAACTATGTCATAATTGTTATATAGATCAGAGTAGAGAGAAAAACACAAAAGCTTTAGTCACACAGTTCGGCCTACGTCTGTGACTATAGAACAACTATAGTTCCATATTATTGATTCATTCTGAATTACACATCATTAGGGTTTCAGTGTTACAAACATATATAGAGATACTAATGACCCAGTCGCCCCCCAACAGTTGGGCCAAACGCAACTACGAGCCTAACTCAACAATAATGTTCCATTCAAAGTTTCAAACACTTTTATCCATCTCATTAATCTAGATACACTTATTCCAACCATAAAATAACCAAAATTTAAACTAATTGGTGTTAGAATTGAAACTAACCTAATAAACACCTCACATTCAACACACGTTCAAAGTAAAATAGAACTTCACAATTTCAAATACGAACAACAGCTACAATAGAAGTAATAGTAGTTTATATAGCATCAATAATGCTACCAACTTATATCAATTCAATTTCCATACTTTCTTAAATTCATTGTTCATAGAATTGATAGTAGTTGTTGCTGACATACCTCGTCAGGAAGATTAGCATCGGTAATCTTATGGTTACCCTTAAGAGTAGCAGAGCAATTTTGAGCAGCACCAAGTCTATGACTTCTGAACTCCTCCCAAGTCCAATCAGCAAAATCTGCAACtcaaaaatctcaatcaaatccaaacaaaacctaactaacaaaacaaaaaagaaaaTCAAAGTCAAAGAACAATCAACAACACATACGATTAACACCGAGCTTGTAACTGAGTCGTCTCTTATTACTGGACCTGATAAGTTCAATATTCTCCGAAAAGATCTTAAACCGAAGCTTCATCTCATCAACGCTATCGTATCGCTTACCGTATCTGTTAGCGAACCGGGCGAAAGAGACGGCGTGACGACTTTCTCCGATCACCTGAAGTAACTGCTCCTCCACGTCGGAGACCATTCGAATAGGATTGGAGTCATGGAAGCTGAATCCGGCGGCGGCGGAGGCGACGCAGAACAAAACGATAAGCAACGACCACTGTGCCATATCACTCTCCCAAAACTCTGGTACTAAAAGTTTCTACGTTTTACTCTTGAATCTCTTCATCTCGATCTTAGTATTTATACCATCACTGTTTCGATTTCTATTGGCTGGTTTCTAAGAAAGATAATCATTGGTCCTCATGGAAAATTGAATGACCAAATTATCCTTTATTtacttttctatttttttttctctctttcaATTTTCTCCTATTTTTGAGTACTCTTTCTGAATTTATTTATAATCAAAAGTCTTTTAAAAATTTTAATCTTAAATATAACTAAATATTAACAAATTTATgtatatttaatatatttatttttaaaattatcTCTACATTAATTATTTGATATCATTAGTGAATGATAATTTAATTGAATGTATATTAGTAATTGTCTTATCTCTATCGTATGAAATCAAAAAAAATAAATGCACTTAATTATCTTTTTTAATAAAtgtgaattttttttataaatccaATCGGAATAGTATAATACTGCAATAAGcatattataaatattttttaatacAAACTTTATTTTATGTGAATTTTGAGAATTCTTTATCTAAATAATCCATctttttaaattaatttttaaaataacttatgttttaaatttttttttaaatatctcactttcaaaaaaaaaaattaggAGAAAGTGTTGTTACCAGAAGATTTTGAGAGAAAGTGTCAATTGTATAGGCGACTGCATATGATGTTGTCAATTCAATTGATGTCAGTGTACATATTTTAAAGGGAAACGCCAATTTGTCTGGCATCAGTACATTGCAAATTTTGTTGAGTATAAATAGAGATGTCTCCTACCATTTGCTTCACTCCATACTTCACTTCAAATTCTTCTTTCATTTTCATCACTAACTCTATCATGATTATTAAAAGATATATGCATGTTTCTTATTTCGTAACGAAATCTCCGATGAAAAAGTTTTTTTGGAACATCCAAAGCTTTGAACATCGTGAGAGGAGTTTGAAAAGTTGGTTAGACGGGGATATTATGATGGGGAAATAATTAGAATTATCGAGAGGCTTATTTTGTACATCTCAATTACAGATGACAATAATGCTACACATCGTATGTGGGTGCGAGTTagagatgatgatgatgatattaGAGATATGATGTCTGCAGCATATGACATTATTTTGATTGTTGTAATCTCTTTGACATGTTATGGTGTTATATTCTTTTTATCTATTGTTTTTGTTATTGTTTTATGCGTATTTTATTTGTATTACTATGTCTTGTGTTGTTGTTGTGTGAAAATTTTATGATGTAACCAAAAGTTGATATATTATAAATAACAAGGTTAGAAAAATTTAAAGAAAACAAATAAATGTTCATGTAGAACTTGCTCCAACATTGGGACATTTTGTCCGATTATGTTCGGGCTGACGTCATAAACCACATAATCTTACAATCTTATCAGTTGTATCCATTTCTGTTGTAATTCGCATGATGTTCAGGCGACCCTTTTTCTTCTGTTGCATGTTTTTGTTGTGCCATGTAATATCCCCTTGATAAGCATGCCGATAATCTTCCAATGCTACCACCGGGAAGATATTGTTGTACACAATAAAGATATTTACGACTTTGTAAACATCAAAGAGATGCATGAAAGCATCTTGGCGAGCATATGAACATGTCGCAATGACATAGGAGCAAGGCAtacaaaatgcttgaaatttgTCACAATCACAACTTTTTTCGaaggttcttatctttgatttccctCATGATTTCTTTtgtgatatgtctaatgcaataaACATGGTTAGAAGGAAGATTATGTCATCCGTTCTCAGGATTATTATATGCACTCTCAATAGATGCATGTCTGTCAGAAATTAAATAGATGTTGGGTTATGGAGAAACGTGTGCTAtgagattcttaaggaagaaactccaacCACCAAGAGTCTCACCTTCAACTAGAGCGAATGCAACCAAAAAGATGTTATTGTTGTCGTCTTGTGTCACTGCCATAAGTAATGTGCCCTTGTATTTTCCGTAAAGTCATGTTCCATCAATTTTAAGAATAGGTTTACATgatgcaaaacctttgatgcatggtcGAAACGTCCAAAAGAGTTTATGGAATATTCTATTTCCACTGACACAAGTTTTGTCTGGCGTATATGTTGGAAGTGTCTCCAAAATACTGTTTACTTAAATTAATTAATACTACATGTTAAAAGTACACATGGGGTGTATCACTTCAAGACGGATAAAGATTCTTCGTATAATTAGTCacaaaatttaatttaatattttacTTTAATCCTTTAAATAAAAAATGTTACATAATAGTCCCTTAAAAATTGTTTTGTTAGTCTAATTAGTCATTGTCAAtaaaatttttgaaaaaaatgttAACTTCACCTACGTGACATGACAACAGAGCATTTGTTAATAAGTCGAGTCAACATATGTATTTAAAAACTGATATTTTATTTAAACTGAAGAGATTTTGTTTTCGGAGGTTAAAAACTCTCGCAAATTGTTAATAATGTGCAAAAAGAAAATATATCATCACATTGCTATCAGAATAATCAACAAGTCCTTCTAAAACAGAGTAACCACTCAAACAATAtaacataaaaaacaaaaatcAGCTCTAAAAGACAGAGCATTAGTTCCAATAACACTAGAAAAGTTGACAATCGAAATTGTTTTCAATCCAACACTACTTCTTATTCCAGCATATTCGTGCAAGTATTGTAGTTCCACGTGTTTCATGGAATTGGACAAGCAATAGCAGAAAATGATAAATATTGAAACATGAATGTCAAACGCACATTAGAACTTGTGTTAAATATTGAAACATTAAATTATAAATATTGAACTCACATTAATGTTAAATACTGAAACAGGAATATAAAACTTGTGTTAAATATTGAAACATTAAATTATAAATATTGAAACAGGAATGTTAAACCCACATTAGAACGTGTGTCAAACTCAAATCAGAAAATAATAAATATTGAAACAAGAATCTTAAATCTTGTTACTACCACTGATATATTAAACAAACACCCATCAATTTGGTTTCAAGACTTATGTATTTGCAAATTCACAATATTTAAAAGGCAATGTTTAACTCACTGGAAGTCAATGATCACTGTCACACcctgattttgaccctgaatcacCAATTTAACACATTCATCATAGTCGTTGTATCTCTACATATCATAACATacattccataccgcatagtgcctatAATATCAGTCAAAATAAATTTCCAGATCTACAGGCAAaccggttgaatcaattttcaaatgtacGTCAAATCAGCGGACGAAAAATTTCcaaatcaagcttgcagacattaattttattaatctatgcttcgcgtagtttaacctggtgttTTCGATTTATTTTTCGGCTAATTTTTCGATCATATTTTGGCTCTTCTGAGCGTTTTAACCGGGCgttttccatttcaaaatttgacaaaaacctatatgtttccgagaagtttatttcgtACTGGTCATTTTGATGCATTCAATTTTATTTTTCGGATATCTTTTCGCCCgttttttattcattttatttcattttttatttccattttttaTTAACATGTTCCGAAAAAATGAATGGAATTAGTTGAACTTTCATTTGATTTGTTAAAATTTATTTAGATTTttatttcaatttaattttagTATCCATTTGTTGTCATTTAAAATATGAAGGGACGTTTTAGTCTTTATGTATTATGAGAAGCCTAGTATTTATACTTATTACATTGCAAGAATTTTGGGAGAACCAATTGGAGACACAGCGCCGCATCCTCGTAAGTTCATTGTGAAGATCCCAAAAAATTTGGAtctctctcttttcaaaaatcAAAAGAGGACTTCAATAATCATTATTCACAGAAAccatttttttcttcttttacAGTTTCCATAGAATTACAAACTCATCCAAATACTCTTTTATTTCTCTCCTCTTTCTTATCCATAGTCTTTCAAAAAATCTAGAATTTATCCACTTGTAGTATTTCTCTTGAATTTTATCCACTCTTTTATTTCTCTCCATTCACATGCTTGAGAAAGAATTTGGGTTTTATTCAATATGAAATAATTTGAAAAAGTGCAGGTCGGTGAATAGGATGAAGTTGGAAAGTGTTTATAAGAGTCTACCAAAGTAGATGATATTAAATACTCCATTGAAAATTTACTTTGAAATCAGGGAGTAGAAATAACTAAAAGCACCAGCTTTGCACAAAAAGCCTTTCCAAACCGTTAATAGCTCACGCCGGAACCTCTTGCGGCCTCCACACCACCTACACTTTTCCTTAAGCTTTTTCTGTAATAATTTTTTTCTTTGCATCACTACAGCAAATCACACAAAAGTGAGAAATATTGAATCAACCACTTCATGGCAAAACCGACAATGACTTCGACTTTCGGTAACTCTCGGTTTCAAACTCCTTTTTGCATAACTTATTGTGTTTTCTTATTTGTTTTGTATGGTATTTTTTATTCGATTTTGGTTTTGTAGCACTTTCgtgttttgttttgttgaaaatCTGGATCACTATGATAGTTTGGCAAATGAGGTGTGCTTGGTACTGCTATTGCAATgctttttgttttattttaattatttcagcgcagttttttaatatatatatatatatatatatatgtgatTGTCTAATGACAAACCCCCTATGGCTAAGTGGTTGAGGTGTTCAACATTTCCCACAAGGTCATGGGTTCAATCCTTTCCTATGACAAATATTGTATCCTCCTATCTAGCCATCTTTTaaatacttgttgattttattttttcCGTGTTAAATTTTTTAAGTGTTTTGTATATACcttttttattcatttatttattttctccGGCTTATTTTTGGGTTCTTTTTTACATCGAGTTTTTTTAAACATATctatttaattttcattaatttcaagtttccatgctttggttattttaatttaatttcaaacctttgcattaatcttttttttttaaatctcttttactaaaatcagaagaaaaagattaccctggatggaatactcagttgtaatcccgaatattaggctcaagctgtaagagcttgcaagtcgTATGTATTCAGCTTCTCTTTAAAACACTTGTAattattcaaacttcttttctcaataaaattggaagaaaaagattacctgaatggaatatccagttgtaatcccgaatattaggctcaagttgtaagagcttgcaagctataagtattcgtcttctcttcaaaatatttgtaaatatccaaacatcttttctcaataaaattgaaagaaaatatTACTTGGATGAAAGGTCCAGATatagtcccgagtattagacccaagttgtaagagcttgcaagtcataaatactcgtctttcaagccataaacgaaagacatcttgtcttaagatgatgtaaagcaatgcttcgtccataattgttgagttgagataagtcataaatacttgttgattttattttttcCGTGTTAAATTTTTTAAGTGTTTTGTATATACcttttttattcatttatttattttctccGGCTTATTTTTGGGTTCTTTTTTACATCGAGTTTTTTTAAACATATctatttaattttcattaatttcaagtttccatgctttggttattttaatttaatttcaaacctttgcattaatctttttttttaaatctcttttactaaaatcagaagaaaaagattaccctggatggaatactcagttgtaatcccgaatattaggctcaagctgtaagagcttgcaagtcgTAGGTATTCAGCTTCTCTTTAAAACACTTCTAattattcaaacttcttttctcaataaaattggaagaaaaagattacctggatggaatatccagttgtaatcccgaatattaggctcaagttgtaagagcttgcaagctataagtattcgtcttctcttcaaaatatttgtaaatatccaaacatcttttctcaataaaattgaaagaaaatatTACTTGGATGAAAGGTCCAGATatagtcccgagtattagacccaagttgtaagagcttgcaagtcataaatactcgtctttcaagccataaacgaaagacatcttgtcttaagatgatgtaaagcaatgcttcgtccataattgttgagttgagataagtcataaatacttgttgattttattttttcCGTGTTAAATTTTTTAAGTGTTTTGTATATACcttttttattcatttatttattttctccGGCTTATTTTTGGGTTCTTTTTTACATCGAGTTTTTTTAAACATATctatttaattttcattaatttcaagtttccatgctttggttattttaatttaatttcaaacctttgcattaatcttttttttttaaatctcttttactaaaatcagaagaaaaagattaccctggatggaatactcagttgtaatcccgaatattaggctcaagctgtaagagcttgcaagtcgTATGTATTCAGCTTCTCTTTAAAACACTTGTAattattcaaacttcttttctcaataaaattggaagaaaaagattacctggatggaatatccagttgtaatcccgaatattaggctcaagttgtaagagcttgcaagctataagtattcgtcttctcttcaaaatatttgtaaatatccaaacatcttttctcaataaaattgaaagaaaatatTACTTGGATGAAAGGTCCAGATatagtcccgagtattagacccaagttgtaagagcttgcaagtcataaatactcgtctttcaagccataaacgaaagacatcttgtcttaagatgatgtaaagcaatgcttcgtccataattgttgagttgagataagtcataaatacttgttgattttattttttcCGTGTTAAATTTTTTAAGTGTTTTGTATATACcttttttattcatttatttattttctccGGCTTATTTTTGGGTTCTTTTTTACATCGAGTTTTTTTAAACATATctatttaattttcattaatttcaagtttccatgctttggttattttaatttaatttcaaacctttgcattaatctttttttttaaatctcttttactaaaatcagaagaaaaagattaccctggatggaatactcagttgtaatcccgaatattaggctcaagctgtaagagcttgcaagtcgTAGGTATTCAGCTTCTCTTTAAAACACTTGTAattattcaaacttcttttctcaataaaattggaagaaaaagattacctggatggaatatccagttgtaatcccgaatattaggctcaagttgtaagagcttgcaagctataagtattcgtcttctcttcaaaatatttgtaaatatccaaacatcttttctcaataaaattgaaagaaaatatTACTTGGATGAAAGGTCCAGATatagtcccgagtattagacccaagttgtaagagcttgcaagtcataaatactcgtctttcaagccataaacgaaagacatcttgtcttaagatgatgtaaagcaatgcttcgtccataattgttgagttgagataagtcataaatacttgttgattttattttttcCGTGTTAAATTTTTTAAGTGTTTTGTATATACcttttttattcatttatttattttctccGGCTTATTTTTGGGTTCTTTTTTACATCGAGTTTTTTTAAACATATctatttaattttcattaatttcaagtttccatgctttggttattttaatttaatttcaaacctttgcattaatcttttttttttaaatctcttttactaaaatcagaagaaaaagattaccctggatggaatactcagttgtaatcccgaatattaggctcaagctgtaagagcttgcaagtcgTATGTATTCAGCTTCTCTTTAAAACACTTGTAattattcaaacttcttttctcaataaaattggaagaaaaagattacctggatggaatatccagttgtaatcccgaatattaggctcaagttgtaagagcttgcaagctataagtattcgtcttctcttcaaaatatttgtaaatatccaaacatcttttctcaataaaattgaaagaaaatatTACTTGGATGAAAGGTCCAGATatagtcccgagtattagacccaagttgtaagagcttgcaagtcataaatactcgtctttcaagccataaacgaaagacatcttgtcttaagatgatgtaaagcaatgcttcgtccataattgttgagttgagataagtcataaatacttgttgattttattttttcCGTGTTAAATTTTTAAGTGTTTTGTATATACcttttttattcatttatttattttctccGGCTTATTTTTGGGTTCTTTTTTACATCGAGTTTTTTTAAACATATctatttaattttcattaatttcaagtttccatgctttggttattttaatttaatttcaaacctttgcattaatcttttttttttaaatctcttttactaaaatcagaagaaaaagattaccctggatggaatactcagttgtaatcccgaatattaggctcaagctgtaagagcttgcaagtcgTATGTATTCAGCTTCTCTTTAAAACACTTGTAattattcaaacttcttttctcaataaaattggaagaaaaagattacctggatggaatatccagttgtaatcccgaatattaggctcaagttgtaagagcttgcaagctataagtattcgtcttctcttcaaaatatttgtaaatatccaaacatcttttctcaataaaattgaaagaaaatatTACTTGGATGAAAGGTCCAGATatagtcccgagtattagacccaagttgtaagagcttgcaagtcataaatactcgtctttcaagccataaacgaaagacatcttgtcttaagatgatgtaaagcaatgcttcgtccataattgttgagttgagataagtcataaatacttgttgattttattttttcCGTGTTAAATTTTTTAAGTGTTTTGTATATACcttttttattcatttatttattttctccGGCTTATTTTTGGGTTCTTTTTTACATCGAGTTTTTTTAAACATATctatttaattttcattaatttcaagtttccatgctttggttattttaatttaatttcaaacctttgcattaatctttttttttaaatctcttttactaaaatcagaagaaaaagattaccctggatggaatactcagttgtaatcccgaatattaggctcaagctgtaagagcttgcaagtcgTAGGTATTCAGCTTCTCTTTAAAACACTTGTAattattcaaacttcttttctcaataaaattggaagaaaaagattacctggatggaatatccagttgtaatcccgaatattaggctcaagttgtaagagcttgcaagctataagtattcgtcttctcttcaaaatatttgtaaatatccaaacatcttttctcaataaaattgaaagaaaatatTACTTGGATGAAAGGTCCAGATatagtcccgagtattagacccaagttgtaagagcttgcaagtcataaatactcgtctttcaagccataaacgaaagacatcttgtcttaagatgatgtaaagcaatgcttcgtccataattgttgagttgagataagtcataaatatttgttgattttattttttcCGTGTTAAATTTTTTAAGTGTTTTGTATATACcttttttattcatttatttattttctccGGCTTATTTTTGGGT includes:
- the LOC127138683 gene encoding pro-cathepsin H, which translates into the protein MAQWSLLIVLFCVASAAAGFSFHDSNPIRMVSDVEEQLLQVIGESRHAVSFARFANRYGKRYDSVDEMKLRFKIFSENIELIRSSNKRRLSYKLGVNHFADWTWEEFRSHRLGAAQNCSATLKGNHKITDANLPDEKDWRKEGIVSGVKDQGSCGSCWTFSTTGALESAYAQAFGKNISLSEQQLVDCAGAFNNFGCSGGLPSQAFEYIKYNGGLETEEAYPYTGSNGLCKFRSEHVAVKVLGSVNITLGAEDELKHAIAFARPVSVAFEVVHDFRLYKSGVYTSTACGSTPMDVNHAVLAVGYGIEDGIPYWLIKNSWGGDWGDHGYFKMEMGKNMCGVATCSSYPVVA